Proteins from a single region of Melanotaenia boesemani isolate fMelBoe1 chromosome 3, fMelBoe1.pri, whole genome shotgun sequence:
- the LOC121637219 gene encoding major intrinsically disordered Notch2-binding receptor 1-like isoform X2 → MANLQQEYPGVLLGILEELANMRQWLSFQDLCRMVSTRFDLEHLIELRSLLFAAASRDPCFPATLFRDRVSTRGQGLSPIGVAADIVTIFNLIQMTGGVSDDNHPMRAQTVLPVDQSPGPSLPGIHPFYMSSRERGRAHSDSSGRFIDQHLLFPKSNYSARKRASLPPDPISFVSSPSPPIRTRAVSFDLPHTIHSYSSSQIPTEDMKNIYLPLETDSESSGDSGPMEVFEAEQGSSVDQKRTMFRKDFHNQPPLIPQVTISSESPSPKIGHKGFEIIPNPYPSPTVVHQSPEHRTKAKHESFDDLQDSTYFGPGSFPEPSPRHLRPPRAQRPIWSNKSHSLEDRIGLSNIDIGMESQAGQRPRQSTPAISILGESSGGESADSGLPNGGEVVKAQGTQTDPPDPRRLRSLVHADRLSFMTSLDDPEFGEDDISAIFRFLDDISMCGSTGVLHPNDSTINQDTPEARRGRLGQLQRLFHSLESSDDGLKASVCKLLLRMSQIERQLESLNDVKAEISQVLSALQRLDEKIQQPVLSGGQGTGGRWFEPLSGVSSFMSHPVTPSESSEPQPLSASGHLFPGTSTSSLDWSRWNTPMDQTESSKGQADSKGGKEGKKDASSRRASKTQLEEKSLSDTKQLNVSNSARDWKVSFSKLKDGKTSQRKLGQADQSDSTTNLLSQKSTSVVEQVFNSSLFRQKDSSLAGGLTSGKVMEPRLAEGRGRPIWTVDDKEARISPLDLHAQESLNPNNMEFWMDDIYTPGYDALLRRKEANLRRLKVEYG, encoded by the exons ATGGCTAACTTGCAGCAGGAATACCCTGGAGTCCTCCTGGGGATCCTGGAGGAACTGGCCAATATGCGCCAGTGGCTATCCTTCCAGGATCTTTGCCGCATGGTCAGTACCCGCTTTGACCTCGAGCACCTCATTGAGCTCAGGAGTTTGCTGTTTGCTGCAGCGAGCAGGGACCCCTGTTTTCCAGCCACTTTGTTCAGGGACCGGGTTTCCACCAGAGGCCAGGGGCTTTCACCCATTGGGGTCGCTGCTGACATAGTGACTATCTTCAATCTGATTCAGATGACGGGTGGGGTCTCCGATGACAATCATCCAATGAGAGCCCAGACTGTCCTTCCTGTCGACCAGTCCCCAGGCCCCAGTCTGCCTGGAATCCACCCATTTTACATGTCTAGTCGAGAACGAGGACGTGCCCACTCTGACTCAAGTGGAAGATTCATCGATCAGCACTTGCTGTTTCCAAAATCAAATTACTCGGCCCGTAAGCGAGCTAGTCTTCCCCCGGATCCTATCTCATTTGTGTCTTCTCCTTCCCCTCCTATCAGGACAAGGGCTGTGTCTTTTGACTTGCCTCATACTATACATTCATACTCTAGCAGTCAAATTCCCACTGAGGATATGAAGAATATCTACCTGCCTCTGGAGACGGACAGTGAGTCTAGTGGTGATTCTGGTCCAATGGAAGTGTTTGAAGCCGAACAGGGATCCTCAGTTGACCAGAAGAGAACCATGTTTAGGAAGGACTTCCATAATCAGCCTCCTCTAATACCACAGGTGACTATCAGCAGTGAGTCTCCCAGTCCCAAAATAGGGCACAAAGGCTTTGAAATCATTCCAAATCCTTACCCATCACCTACAGTAGTCCACCAGTCGCCAGAGCACCGGACTAAAGCTAAGCATGAGAGCTTTGATGATCTGCAGGACTCAACTTATTTTGGACCAGGGTCATTCCCAGAACCATCCCCCCGACACTTGCGGCCACCCAGGGCACAAAGGCCCATCTGGAGTAATAAGAGTCACAGTCTAGAGGACCGGATAGGTCTGAGTAACATTGATATAGGGATGGAATCACAAGCCGGACAACGTCCAAGGCAATCTACTCCTGCTATCAGTATTTTGGGGGAGTCTTCAGGAGGTGAGAGTGCAGATAGTGGATTGCCAAACGGAGGTGAAGTCGTGAAAGCTCAGGGAACACAAACAGACCCACCAGATCCCCGGAGACTCCGTAGCCTGGTTCATGCTGATCGCCTCTCCTTCATGACCTCATTAGATGACCCTGAGTTTGGTGAGGATGATATCAGTGCCATCTTTCGTTTCTTAGATGATATAAGCATGTGTGGTTCCACGGGAGTCCTGCACCCCAATGATAGCACCATTAACCAGGACACCCCTGAAGCCAGACGTGGACGCCTGGGTCAGCTTCAAAGGCTCTTTCATTCTCTGGAGAGTAGTGACGATGGGCTAAAGGCCAGCGTCTGTAAGCTGCTGCTTCGTATGAGTCAAATAGAAAGACAACTGGAATCTCTGAATGATGTGAAGGCTGAGATTTCTCAGGTGCTCTCTGCTTTGCAGCGACTGGATGAAAAGATCCAGCAACCTGTCCTTAGTGGTGGACAAGGCACTGGCGGTAGATGGTTTGAGCCACTGAGTGGTGTCTCCTCTTTTATGAGCCACCCTGTAACTCCCTCCGAGTCATCAGAGCCTCAGCCTCTTTCTGCATCTGGGCATCTGTTTCCAGGAACAAGCACAAGCAGTCTGGACTGGAGCCGATGGAACACCCCCATGGATCAAACAGAGAGCAGCAAAGGTCAGGCAGATTCTAAAGGGGGGAAAGAAGGGAAGAAGGATGCATCATCCCGACGTGCCTCAAAAACCCAGCTTGAAGAAAAAAGCCTCTCTGATACTAAACAGCTGAATGTTTCTAACTCCGCAAGAGACTGGAAGGTGTCATTCTCGAAACTTAAAGATGGCAAAACATCGCAAAGAAAGCTTGGACAG GCAGATCAGTCAGACAGCACCACTAACCTACTCTCCCAAAAGTCTACTAGTGTGGTGGAACAAGTGTTTAACTCGTCCCTGTTCCGTCAAAAAGACAGCAGTCTGGCAGGGGGGCTTACCTCCGGGAAGGTCATGGAGCCCAGACTGGCCGAGGGGAGGGGAAGGCCCATATGGACGGTAGATGACAAAGAGGCACGAATCTCACCCTTGGACCTACAT GCTCAGGAGTCCCTGAACCCCAACAACATGGAGTTCTGGATGGATGACATCTACACTCCGGGCTACGATGCCCTGCTCAGGCGTAAAGAAGCAAACCTCCGTCGGCTCAAG GTCGAGTATGGTTAA
- the LOC121637219 gene encoding major intrinsically disordered Notch2-binding receptor 1-like isoform X3, protein MANLQQEYPGVLLGILEELANMRQWLSFQDLCRMVSTRFDLEHLIELRSLLFAAASRDPCFPATLFRDRVSTRGQGLSPIGVAADIVTIFNLIQMTGGVSDDNHPMRAQTVLPVDQSPGPSLPGIHPFYMSSRERGRAHSDSSGRFIDQHLLFPKSNYSARKRASLPPDPISFVSSPSPPIRTRAVSFDLPHTIHSYSSSQIPTEDMKNIYLPLETDSESSGDSGPMEVFEAEQGSSVDQKRTMFRKDFHNQPPLIPQVTISSESPSPKIGHKGFEIIPNPYPSPTVVHQSPEHRTKAKHESFDDLQDSTYFGPGSFPEPSPRHLRPPRAQRPIWSNKSHSLEDRIGLSNIDIGMESQAGQRPRQSTPAISILGESSGGESADSGLPNGGEVVKAQGTQTDPPDPRRLRSLVHADRLSFMTSLDDPEFGEDDISAIFRFLDDISMCGSTGVLHPNDSTINQDTPEARRGRLGQLQRLFHSLESSDDGLKASVCKLLLRMSQIERQLESLNDVKAEISQVLSALQRLDEKIQQPVLSGGQGTGGRWFEPLSGVSSFMSHPVTPSESSEPQPLSASGHLFPGTSTSSLDWSRWNTPMDQTESSKGQADSKGGKEGKKDASSRRASKTQLEEKSLSDTKQLNVSNSARDWKVSFSKLKDGKTSQRKLGQTAVWQGGLPPGRSWSPDWPRGGEGPYGR, encoded by the exons ATGGCTAACTTGCAGCAGGAATACCCTGGAGTCCTCCTGGGGATCCTGGAGGAACTGGCCAATATGCGCCAGTGGCTATCCTTCCAGGATCTTTGCCGCATGGTCAGTACCCGCTTTGACCTCGAGCACCTCATTGAGCTCAGGAGTTTGCTGTTTGCTGCAGCGAGCAGGGACCCCTGTTTTCCAGCCACTTTGTTCAGGGACCGGGTTTCCACCAGAGGCCAGGGGCTTTCACCCATTGGGGTCGCTGCTGACATAGTGACTATCTTCAATCTGATTCAGATGACGGGTGGGGTCTCCGATGACAATCATCCAATGAGAGCCCAGACTGTCCTTCCTGTCGACCAGTCCCCAGGCCCCAGTCTGCCTGGAATCCACCCATTTTACATGTCTAGTCGAGAACGAGGACGTGCCCACTCTGACTCAAGTGGAAGATTCATCGATCAGCACTTGCTGTTTCCAAAATCAAATTACTCGGCCCGTAAGCGAGCTAGTCTTCCCCCGGATCCTATCTCATTTGTGTCTTCTCCTTCCCCTCCTATCAGGACAAGGGCTGTGTCTTTTGACTTGCCTCATACTATACATTCATACTCTAGCAGTCAAATTCCCACTGAGGATATGAAGAATATCTACCTGCCTCTGGAGACGGACAGTGAGTCTAGTGGTGATTCTGGTCCAATGGAAGTGTTTGAAGCCGAACAGGGATCCTCAGTTGACCAGAAGAGAACCATGTTTAGGAAGGACTTCCATAATCAGCCTCCTCTAATACCACAGGTGACTATCAGCAGTGAGTCTCCCAGTCCCAAAATAGGGCACAAAGGCTTTGAAATCATTCCAAATCCTTACCCATCACCTACAGTAGTCCACCAGTCGCCAGAGCACCGGACTAAAGCTAAGCATGAGAGCTTTGATGATCTGCAGGACTCAACTTATTTTGGACCAGGGTCATTCCCAGAACCATCCCCCCGACACTTGCGGCCACCCAGGGCACAAAGGCCCATCTGGAGTAATAAGAGTCACAGTCTAGAGGACCGGATAGGTCTGAGTAACATTGATATAGGGATGGAATCACAAGCCGGACAACGTCCAAGGCAATCTACTCCTGCTATCAGTATTTTGGGGGAGTCTTCAGGAGGTGAGAGTGCAGATAGTGGATTGCCAAACGGAGGTGAAGTCGTGAAAGCTCAGGGAACACAAACAGACCCACCAGATCCCCGGAGACTCCGTAGCCTGGTTCATGCTGATCGCCTCTCCTTCATGACCTCATTAGATGACCCTGAGTTTGGTGAGGATGATATCAGTGCCATCTTTCGTTTCTTAGATGATATAAGCATGTGTGGTTCCACGGGAGTCCTGCACCCCAATGATAGCACCATTAACCAGGACACCCCTGAAGCCAGACGTGGACGCCTGGGTCAGCTTCAAAGGCTCTTTCATTCTCTGGAGAGTAGTGACGATGGGCTAAAGGCCAGCGTCTGTAAGCTGCTGCTTCGTATGAGTCAAATAGAAAGACAACTGGAATCTCTGAATGATGTGAAGGCTGAGATTTCTCAGGTGCTCTCTGCTTTGCAGCGACTGGATGAAAAGATCCAGCAACCTGTCCTTAGTGGTGGACAAGGCACTGGCGGTAGATGGTTTGAGCCACTGAGTGGTGTCTCCTCTTTTATGAGCCACCCTGTAACTCCCTCCGAGTCATCAGAGCCTCAGCCTCTTTCTGCATCTGGGCATCTGTTTCCAGGAACAAGCACAAGCAGTCTGGACTGGAGCCGATGGAACACCCCCATGGATCAAACAGAGAGCAGCAAAGGTCAGGCAGATTCTAAAGGGGGGAAAGAAGGGAAGAAGGATGCATCATCCCGACGTGCCTCAAAAACCCAGCTTGAAGAAAAAAGCCTCTCTGATACTAAACAGCTGAATGTTTCTAACTCCGCAAGAGACTGGAAGGTGTCATTCTCGAAACTTAAAGATGGCAAAACATCGCAAAGAAAGCTTGGACAG ACAGCAGTCTGGCAGGGGGGCTTACCTCCGGGAAGGTCATGGAGCCCAGACTGGCCGAGGGGAGGGGAAGGCCCATATGGACGGTAG
- the LOC121637219 gene encoding major intrinsically disordered Notch2-binding receptor 1-like isoform X1, with the protein MANLQQEYPGVLLGILEELANMRQWLSFQDLCRMVSTRFDLEHLIELRSLLFAAASRDPCFPATLFRDRVSTRGQGLSPIGVAADIVTIFNLIQMTGGVSDDNHPMRAQTVLPVDQSPGPSLPGIHPFYMSSRERGRAHSDSSGRFIDQHLLFPKSNYSARKRASLPPDPISFVSSPSPPIRTRAVSFDLPHTIHSYSSSQIPTEDMKNIYLPLETDSESSGDSGPMEVFEAEQGSSVDQKRTMFRKDFHNQPPLIPQVTISSESPSPKIGHKGFEIIPNPYPSPTVVHQSPEHRTKAKHESFDDLQDSTYFGPGSFPEPSPRHLRPPRAQRPIWSNKSHSLEDRIGLSNIDIGMESQAGQRPRQSTPAISILGESSGGESADSGLPNGGEVVKAQGTQTDPPDPRRLRSLVHADRLSFMTSLDDPEFGEDDISAIFRFLDDISMCGSTGVLHPNDSTINQDTPEARRGRLGQLQRLFHSLESSDDGLKASVCKLLLRMSQIERQLESLNDVKAEISQVLSALQRLDEKIQQPVLSGGQGTGGRWFEPLSGVSSFMSHPVTPSESSEPQPLSASGHLFPGTSTSSLDWSRWNTPMDQTESSKGQADSKGGKEGKKDASSRRASKTQLEEKSLSDTKQLNVSNSARDWKVSFSKLKDGKTSQRKLGQADQSDSTTNLLSQKSTSVVEQVFNSSLFRQKDSSLAGGLTSGKVMEPRLAEGRGRPIWTVDDKEARISPLDLHAQESLNPNNMEFWMDDIYTPGYDALLRRKEANLRRLKVCKLLALIATAVTIILIIVIPICTMGS; encoded by the exons ATGGCTAACTTGCAGCAGGAATACCCTGGAGTCCTCCTGGGGATCCTGGAGGAACTGGCCAATATGCGCCAGTGGCTATCCTTCCAGGATCTTTGCCGCATGGTCAGTACCCGCTTTGACCTCGAGCACCTCATTGAGCTCAGGAGTTTGCTGTTTGCTGCAGCGAGCAGGGACCCCTGTTTTCCAGCCACTTTGTTCAGGGACCGGGTTTCCACCAGAGGCCAGGGGCTTTCACCCATTGGGGTCGCTGCTGACATAGTGACTATCTTCAATCTGATTCAGATGACGGGTGGGGTCTCCGATGACAATCATCCAATGAGAGCCCAGACTGTCCTTCCTGTCGACCAGTCCCCAGGCCCCAGTCTGCCTGGAATCCACCCATTTTACATGTCTAGTCGAGAACGAGGACGTGCCCACTCTGACTCAAGTGGAAGATTCATCGATCAGCACTTGCTGTTTCCAAAATCAAATTACTCGGCCCGTAAGCGAGCTAGTCTTCCCCCGGATCCTATCTCATTTGTGTCTTCTCCTTCCCCTCCTATCAGGACAAGGGCTGTGTCTTTTGACTTGCCTCATACTATACATTCATACTCTAGCAGTCAAATTCCCACTGAGGATATGAAGAATATCTACCTGCCTCTGGAGACGGACAGTGAGTCTAGTGGTGATTCTGGTCCAATGGAAGTGTTTGAAGCCGAACAGGGATCCTCAGTTGACCAGAAGAGAACCATGTTTAGGAAGGACTTCCATAATCAGCCTCCTCTAATACCACAGGTGACTATCAGCAGTGAGTCTCCCAGTCCCAAAATAGGGCACAAAGGCTTTGAAATCATTCCAAATCCTTACCCATCACCTACAGTAGTCCACCAGTCGCCAGAGCACCGGACTAAAGCTAAGCATGAGAGCTTTGATGATCTGCAGGACTCAACTTATTTTGGACCAGGGTCATTCCCAGAACCATCCCCCCGACACTTGCGGCCACCCAGGGCACAAAGGCCCATCTGGAGTAATAAGAGTCACAGTCTAGAGGACCGGATAGGTCTGAGTAACATTGATATAGGGATGGAATCACAAGCCGGACAACGTCCAAGGCAATCTACTCCTGCTATCAGTATTTTGGGGGAGTCTTCAGGAGGTGAGAGTGCAGATAGTGGATTGCCAAACGGAGGTGAAGTCGTGAAAGCTCAGGGAACACAAACAGACCCACCAGATCCCCGGAGACTCCGTAGCCTGGTTCATGCTGATCGCCTCTCCTTCATGACCTCATTAGATGACCCTGAGTTTGGTGAGGATGATATCAGTGCCATCTTTCGTTTCTTAGATGATATAAGCATGTGTGGTTCCACGGGAGTCCTGCACCCCAATGATAGCACCATTAACCAGGACACCCCTGAAGCCAGACGTGGACGCCTGGGTCAGCTTCAAAGGCTCTTTCATTCTCTGGAGAGTAGTGACGATGGGCTAAAGGCCAGCGTCTGTAAGCTGCTGCTTCGTATGAGTCAAATAGAAAGACAACTGGAATCTCTGAATGATGTGAAGGCTGAGATTTCTCAGGTGCTCTCTGCTTTGCAGCGACTGGATGAAAAGATCCAGCAACCTGTCCTTAGTGGTGGACAAGGCACTGGCGGTAGATGGTTTGAGCCACTGAGTGGTGTCTCCTCTTTTATGAGCCACCCTGTAACTCCCTCCGAGTCATCAGAGCCTCAGCCTCTTTCTGCATCTGGGCATCTGTTTCCAGGAACAAGCACAAGCAGTCTGGACTGGAGCCGATGGAACACCCCCATGGATCAAACAGAGAGCAGCAAAGGTCAGGCAGATTCTAAAGGGGGGAAAGAAGGGAAGAAGGATGCATCATCCCGACGTGCCTCAAAAACCCAGCTTGAAGAAAAAAGCCTCTCTGATACTAAACAGCTGAATGTTTCTAACTCCGCAAGAGACTGGAAGGTGTCATTCTCGAAACTTAAAGATGGCAAAACATCGCAAAGAAAGCTTGGACAG GCAGATCAGTCAGACAGCACCACTAACCTACTCTCCCAAAAGTCTACTAGTGTGGTGGAACAAGTGTTTAACTCGTCCCTGTTCCGTCAAAAAGACAGCAGTCTGGCAGGGGGGCTTACCTCCGGGAAGGTCATGGAGCCCAGACTGGCCGAGGGGAGGGGAAGGCCCATATGGACGGTAGATGACAAAGAGGCACGAATCTCACCCTTGGACCTACAT GCTCAGGAGTCCCTGAACCCCAACAACATGGAGTTCTGGATGGATGACATCTACACTCCGGGCTACGATGCCCTGCTCAGGCGTAAAGAAGCAAACCTCCGTCGGCTCAAGGTCTGCAAGCTGCTCGCACTCATTGCCACTGCAGTGACtatcatcctcatcatcgtcATTCCCATTTGCACCATGGGCTCATGA